The genomic segment aatggaagaaggttggaaccaccaagactcttcctagagctggccgcccggccaaactgagcaatcgggagagaagggccttggtcagggaggtgaccaagaacctgatagtcactctgacagagctccagagttcagagctccagagctccagagctcctctgtggagatggtaggatcttccagaaggacaaccatctctgcagcactgcaccaatcaggcctttatggtagagtggccagacggaagccattcctcagtaaaagggacATGACAGATGCTTGGAtttagccaaaaggcacctaaaggactctcagaccatgagaaacaagattctctggtctgatgaaaccaagattgaactctttggcgtgACTGctaagcgtcatgtctggaagaaaccaggcaccatccctatggtgaagcatgatggtggcagcatcatgctgtgggaaagtttttcagcgtcagggactgggagactagtgaggatcgagggaaagatgaacggagcaaagtacagagagatacttgaagaaaacctgctccagcgcGTTCAAGACCCCTGACcggggtgaagattcaccttccaacaggacaacaaccctaagcacacagccaagacaactcaggattggctttgggacaagtctctgaatgtccttgaatgacccagccagagcccagacgaACCGGaccgagcatctctggagagacctgaatatagctgtgcagcgacactgcccatccaacctgacagagcttgagaggatctacagaaaagaatgggagaaactccccaaatacagatgtgccaagcttgtagtgtcctacccaagaagactggagcctgtaatcgctgccaaaggtgcttcaacaaagtactgagtaaagggtctgaatactgtgatattgtgatattctgttttttaaaataaatttgtaaaagttgccttgtcattatgggttattgtgtgtagattgagggggggaaacaattgaatccattttagaataagcctgtaacgtaacaaaatgtggaaaaagtgaaagtgTCTGAATGCTGAATACTGAATACTGTACAGTGTATCCTCTGGAGCTGCTGTCTGTGAGCACCGACCTCCTCTTGGAAGAGGTTCTGTCTGTTCTTAAGGGAGCGTAGTCTGGTCTGTTTCTCCTCGTGCTCCAGCTCCTCTGGGGGCTGGAAGTAGAAGATGAGGTCCTGCAGGGAGAGGACCACAGAGTCCATGGGCAGAGACGGGGAGCCTGAAGATGACTTGTTCTTCCCACTCAGAGAGTCCAGCGCTCTGGAGACACAGAACAAGCCACAACGTCACTGCACTGACCAAACATTAAAGCAGGGCCATCTGGCCCTCCTGAAGGATAGCAGTAAGTCAAAGGGGGTCTATACATAACACCATAATGTGCACAAGCATGAACATGTTCACCGATTCCTAGGTATGTGCTCAGACAGCAAGCACAGTGGGAGTGGAGAGGGGCCATACTTGATGAACTGGGTGAAGAGGCCTGCTGTGTTGTAGATCATACGAGCAGCCTGGAACTCCTCTGTCTGGGAGCGGGCCACGGTCAGGGCATCGTCCATGTGGCCCTCCTTATGAAGGATGGCCTGACAGATACAAGAGGTGCATTAACAACATGGATAAAAAACGAGGTTCATTCAAGGGAGAAGCTGACTACAGAGTACTTTAAAAGGCACTAAAATGTCTTTATTTTGTCTTAGCATGTAGTTTGACGTTGTTCTTCCTGTCCTTTAGGTGTTCAGGGCAAGTTGCCACATGAGTCCTCCATACCTTCCTCTTAAGAGGTCCCAGGCGAGCGGACTTGGCATCGACAGAGGCGTATGTAAGCCAGAGGCCAGTGGAGACGTGCTGTACAAAACACATGGACTCCCCATACTTGATCTCTGGCATGCCCATGCCCTCCACATCTCGCTTCTTAACCACCTCCACCTTGTCCTGCGGGGTGGATCGTGAAACAACAAGGAGAAGGAATTCAACACAACATCAACAGTGCTGGGTATGGAGGGATGATGGACATGTTGTTACCTTCTATGAAATGGACTACATGCGGAAAATGCATGTAGTCCATTGCTCTTTTTATTTTCACATTGCCATTTGTGATGACCCTGACCTTGGAGATTCTGAAGCAGAAGGCTGACATCTTGGCGTTGGCTTTTTCAGGGTCCACCACCATCAGTCCTTTCTCTTCATCCAAGCAGAGGTAGCGACCTGTGGTTATATGACGCACTCGGAACGACTGGCCCCATTTCATGTGACCTCCACTCCATCTACACAGAGCCATAATTATAACCCCAAGGAGAGAACTCGTAAGAAATGTGAATGGTTTATGTTACTTAAAGCTGATGGACACAAGGGCATTCGCTCACCCAATCCGGAGGGGTTCTAGTCTCCATAGTGACCGGGCATGGCTACAGACAGCACCCCCTTCATAGTGAGCAATTCTGAAAAACGGAGATGGGCTGTTAGTGACAGATGATAAGGTATCTGATtaaatgtggaataattcaaCAGTTTTCATCACCTGCGCTGGTTGTCTCCTTGCTCGGCAGCAGGGATAGCCAAGCACTCATCCATGTGACCATGGAACAGTCTCAGAACATAGCCTCCAGTCAGAAAGCCTGAGGGGATAATGTTACATCAACAATGAGAGAAAGACCAACTCAATCACCAACTAAAAGGCAGTCCCCCAGTGCATAACTGCAGCAACAGAGATATGCACCGTGAGGCCATATAAATTATACATTGTGGGGCCATGTGTGGTGCTGTCTGTATATTATGCACTGTGTGGCCATGTGTGGTGCTGTCTGTATATTATGCACTGTGTGGCCCGTGTGTGGTGCTGTCTGTATATTATGCACTgtgtggccctgtgtgtgtggtgctgtctGTATATTATGCATGGCCATGTGTGGGGCCATGTGTGGTGCTGTCTGTATATTATGCACTGTGTGGCCATGTGTGGTGCTGTCTGTATATTATGCACATTGCGGGGCCATGTGTGGTGCTGTCTGTATATTATGCACTGTGGGGCCATGTGTGGTGCTGTCTGTATATTATGCACTGTGGGGCCATGTGTGGTGCTGTCTGTATATTATGCACTGTGGGGCCATGTGTGGTGCTGTCTGTATATTATGCACTGTGGGGCCATGTGTGGTGCTGTCTGTATATTATGCACTGTGGGGCCATGTGTGGTGCTGTCTGTATATTATGCACTGTGGGGCCATGTGTGGTGCTGTCTGTATATTATGCACTGTGGGGCCATGTGTGGTGCTGTCTGTATATTATGCACTGTGGGGCCATGTGTGGTGCTGTCTGTATATTATGCACTGTGGGGCCATGTGCACTGTGGTGCTGTGCTGTCTGTATATTATGCACTGTGGGGCCATGTGTGGTGCTGTCTGTATATTATGCACTGTGGGGCCGCGTGTGGTGCTGTCTGTATATTATGCACTGTGTGGCCGCGTGTGGTGCTGTCTGTATATTATGCACTGTGTGGCCGTGTTAGATTCAGAATATTTAGATTTATGTTTGCTGTCAGTCAAACTGTGCAAAAGTGAAACCGAAACTCTgcagttaagtttaggcattaattcagagtggttaaggtaaggtttaaggaatgggatagggttagggttagggttaaaaggTCAAATTTACAAATAAAAATACGtgcctagcactgggattgaacacgcaATCCTCTGTTCGCCAATCAACAAGACCCTAGCACGAGCCTACTAGATACTAGGTGACTCGCCACCTAGTGGACAGTAGGAAATTGCAATGGAAATAATGAAGACACCCAGGCATGGAAATCAGTTGCCTGCAGTTATGAGTCACCCAGGAGTCATATTCCACACGAGAAAGACATGGCAGTCAAGTGTAGTGTTTCTAGATAATAAACTCATGATTATGAAATAGAAAAACAATCAAAGCATATACACACCTTCCGCAAGTTCACAACCAGACATCACAGGGTTCATGGTCCACAGAGTCTGCATGAAGGAGGCGTCCACCATGAGTTCACCACTGGCATAggagagatgctagagagagagagagacagagagtgacaagAACATGTCAGCTCCATCCCTAACCTTGGTCTGAAAGTCCACTTGGCAATGTGTCACCAACGTGGCTCACCAGGTATCTCTCAGAGGACACGCTGACCAGGATGAGGTCATCTCCCACCCtgaccttctctccctctgatctCTGCTTGGACGCAGGATGAATGGTCCACCAGCACGCCTCCCCTGTGAAGGAATAAATGCAGCAGTCAACGAATGAGCAACATGAACATGGTGCAGAAAAGATGCAGACATACCACTGCTCTTCTCGATGGTAAAAGCCATACCTGTGGAATCTTCCTGTAAGCCCACATCAAAGGCCAGTTTGTCTGTGAGTGACCTTGAGCTAGTCAAACAGCTGAGGTACTGCAGTacacagagagagtggatatTACACAGTGAATCACAACGCGCTCACTGACAAGCAAACCCATGTAACAGTAACACTGAGTTTACAGGGGAGTGTGGGTGTGAGAGACTACTGGATGAGGTAGAACATGTGAGAGACTACTGGATGAGGTAGAACATGTGAGAGACTACTGGATGAGGTAGAACATGTGAGAGACTACTGGATGAGGTAGAACATGTGAGAGACTACTGGATGAGGTAGAACATGTGAGAGACTACTGGATGAGGTAGAACATGTGAGAGACTACTGGATGAGGTAGAACATGTGAGAGACTACTGGATGAGGTAGAACATGTGAGAGACTACTGGATGAGGTAGAACATGTGAGAGACTACTGGATGAGGTAGAACATGTGAGAGCCTACACGGTGAGACGGAGAGGAGGCTGCTTACCATGCTGGAGTGAGTGTGTTTCAGAAGGATAGCGTGGCCATACAGCAGGGTACGGTGGCCCCCTCCTTGAGATGACTGGACAGagcagagaatagagagagacattacagagagagagagagaaagtaaaaaACAAAATCGAACCAAAGAGAGTAGTGTATGATTCAACATTCAGCATACAGACTGCTAAGGTCAGGCACACAGGACTGTTGAagactggggacagagacaggagttGAAGAAAGCATCCTCCTCGTGCCAAACTGAGAACAATGTGGCAGGCAACAGGGAACCTGTGTATTGAAGGTGTCTTGGCTGAGAGTCAGAGAGCCCACCACAGAGAACCAACTAGGGTTGCAAACTTCTGGGAAccttcaataaattccctggtttcccAAATTCCTGAagcctccaaccaggatttctggaagaccagggaatttattgaaagttcctggaATTTTTCAACCCTAGAACCAACaacaaacaggtccacagtgtacAAACCAGGTGTGAGTGGAAAGGGGAATTCACGCAATTATCACAAAACATCAAGTCACATGACTAACAATACCAGAAGCAAGAAACAATAACACAGTCACATGACTAACAATACCAATACCAGAAACACATTTCTACATGTCTGTAACTGGAAGAGAGAAAAAGTGACATTCAGACCACAAAACAATATTGTAGATAAAAAGAAGggaaggtacacaatagtaggttttggtagacagaaggtactaaggtacacaatagtaggttttggtagacagaaggttcTAAAGTACACAATAGTagattttggtagacagaaggttctaaagtacacaatagtaggttttggtagacagaaggtactaaggtacacaatagtaggttttggtagacagaaggtactaaggtacacaatagtaggttttggtagacagaaggtactaaggtacacaatagtaggttttggtagacagaaggtactaaggtacacaatagtaggttttggtagacagaaggtactaaggtacacaatagtaggttttggtagacagaaggtactaaggtacacaatagtaggttttggtagacagaaggtactaaggtacacaatagtaggttttggtagacagaaggtactaaggtacacaatagtaggttttggtagacagaaggtactaaggtacacaatagtaggttttggtagacagaaggtactaaggtacacaatagtaggttttggtagacagaaggttctctttggtcatcaaaaagaaaggggaaccaaggcactcttcatataattaattaaaatccctttatttgtatggcatgttcaatggaaacaaagtTTTAAAACTACTGACGTAGGTCATGCAGCCGAAACGCGTCAGAGTTTTTAAactttgtttccattgaacatgtcatacaaataaaggcattttaatgaattatatgaagagtgcttTGGTTCTCCTTTCTTTTTGAGGACAAAACAATATTGTTCCTTCAACATTTGTTATAATTAGTGGCTATCATTTCCACTGTCAACGTTGTCATCATTGGGATCATTCCATGAGTAAGTGAAGAGTCCGAACACAGCAAGACTGACTACGGGTCAGATTTAGTTGATAATGcgtgaacctgtgtgtgtgtgtgtgtgtgtgtgtgtgttgtttgattTTCAAAGTTACCCTACATTCCAGACTTTCTTAAGATTAAGATGAATTGACTTGGTGGTTTGTTGAATTGGTCAAAAGCAAACCAAAGTAACTCAGGTGATAAAGGAATAGCATTGATTAAGAACATGTAAACAGGTGGTACACATGCAACGAATGGGATGTATTGGACTATAAGGAGGCGGAAAGAGGATGTATGAAAAGGGAAATGGAAGTATGATGGAGGTTGTATAGGACACTTTCAGAGGGACAGGGTAAAAGAGCAGTAAGAGCCCTGTTTGAAATGAAATATGTGACCCACCATCCAGTACTAGGCCTGGTCTGTGGTACATGAGTCTGATATTGGACGTAGTGTAGAGATTACATTGCTACCAGAAGCCCTGTGGAGAGTTTCTTGGCTGCTCCTGTGCTGCTGACAGGAATCCTTCCCGGAGCGTAATTTGAAACACTGCTTGGTATTTCAGCTATGACAGCACTGAGCAAAGTGTGAGACGAGTGGAGTGATATGAGTGAGGGTTGAAGAAAGTGGCGTATCACTGATTCAGACAGGGACATTGGATGAGGGGTGAGAGGAATCTCAGGGTAGacaaggggtggagaggaggggaaaacttTGGGGAAACGCGACAGGAAGGGAAACATGAGCAGACATACCCATTTGTCCAAATCGACTGCCTATGGTTGGCAGGTAGGAGATGAGGGGTGTGGGATCAGAAAAGAAACAAAGGGAAGTTAAGTTGCTAAATTAATAAGATACCATGACATAATATTCATATTTCAAATACAAAAATGTAATCTGTCATTAGACTTTGGAAGCGCATAACTCACTACAACGATACTTTTAAAACTGGGTCAAAGCCATAAGACTATTTGGTGAAAAATATATACCAATAAAATTGGTTCCCATGTAATGGGACTAACATGACAGTTGCGTTGGTGAAATTCAGACAGAACTAAGCTCACCAGACACTATGCGAAGACCAACTCGGTTTTCCAGCAAAATAAAAACtatttctacatactttataatTGTTTCAAGTTCAGATGTCAAATAATCTCCTTCAgtaaaacacacaacacaaccctCTGCGAGTCTCCTACCTCATTGAGTTCCGTGGTGTTGGCCAGCATCTCCTGTAAGGCTCGTACCGACAGGGACTGCTCCAGGATGAAGCAGCAGATCGCCAAATCAGGTGGCACattctacaacacaacacattcatCAGCAAAACCCAGCGACTGGCAAGAAGCAGAAATAAAGAGGTAGAGAGTGTGGAACGTGGTTTTCTCTACCTGAGCGTTAGAGGTGGTCTCCAGGAAGCAGAGGCGGTTCCCAAAGCCTTCGCATGACAGACACAGTTTGATCTGTTCTTTCAGAATGGAGGCTGTGCATTGTAGCACAACCTGGTCATCCTTCATAGAGAAAAGAGGTCAGATCCAGATTCCATTAATCCATCCTTAAAGCTAAACGGAATGTACTTGAATTGGAACTGGTGAATGGCCCTTATAAGATGTATCAGCAGTCAGCTATATCATagataaaacatttttaacaTTAAGATGTTTCATCACTTGGGTAATATTTCATGAGCTTATTTAACTTGCCATGCATAACCTTGATAGGTCCATATGACACTAATACTTGCCAGGGGTAGAGGTACAACCAACACACGTAAAGAGGGTCTGAAGTGTGGATGTGTAATGGTTGTAGTGGACAAGAGACAATAGTAAAACAATGAATATGATTCCTGTGCACCAAACAGACATCTTTGACGTTACATAAGAGCAAGACTGAATCCCTGACCAACATATGGTGACAATAGCAAGACTGGATAGACCCAGAAGAGTGATAAAGCATTCGTAACAGGGAGCCTTAACATACTAGGTCAAAATGCAAACAGCTGTCAGCAGAGCAGACACTCTTTGGTCTTGAATCTACACCTCACATTCCTAACCTTCACTCTCTTGTCATACCTTGACATTCCTCTGTGCCTGTCCGACCACTAATCTACTTGGTCCTCTTGACTGTGGGTAAGCACCTGCTTCTCCCCGACCCTCTATTTCAGGCCCCTGCACCTGCTGTTCACACATTCCCACCAGTGGAGCAGCAGATATTTGAGAAGTCTGGACGTTTATTGCACAGCTCCAATGAAATAATAATTCGTAATGCAGTCACACGCAGAGAGCACTGAGACAGATATACACAGACGGATGTCTAACTATTATTCTTAGGCAGCTCAAGACACACAAAACCTTGGCAATGTCAACAGTAGAGACCAGCCAAAAgtaagcaaaaaatatataatttaatcaaatgttatttgtcacatgcttggtaaacaagaggtgtagactaacagtgaaatgcaggTCCTTTTTTAACAATGCAAAGTTacagatttttttaaaattacaattCTGACACGAGGAATAAATGCACAGTGAATAAGGAAAAACCCTTAGTCCTGGCAGAACAGTTGACATTGATAAGTCAGTCATTGTATCAAGAAACATTTGACAAagcctacagtactatacagttcAGTGTTCTGCAGTTCATTTGCACTGGTACGGCCACTGTCATTCATACCAAACCTATCAGAACACAGGGCATATAGGACGCCATCACCCTTACTTGGCGAAGATGATACAAACGAAAGCACTTCATCGTGCTATTCAATACGTAGAGCGAGTGCAGTTCTCATAGGGCCAGATATAAACAGGTGCTCCCGTGGCCCTGGCTAT from the Oncorhynchus tshawytscha isolate Ot180627B linkage group LG33, Otsh_v2.0, whole genome shotgun sequence genome contains:
- the LOC121841633 gene encoding ryanodine receptor 1-like; translation: MCEQQVQGPEIEGRGEAGAYPQSRGPSRLVVGQAQRNVKDDQVVLQCTASILKEQIKLCLSCEGFGNRLCFLETTSNAQNVPPDLAICCFILEQSLSVRALQEMLANTTELNEVGDSQRSSQGGGHRTLLYGHAILLKHTHSSMYLSCLTSSRSLTDKLAFDVGLQEDSTGEACWWTIHPASKQRSEGEKVRVGDDLILVSVSSERYLHLSYASGELMVDASFMQTLWTMNPVMSGCELAEGFLTGGYVLRLFHGHMDECLAIPAAEQGDNQRR